One stretch of Brachyhypopomus gauderio isolate BG-103 chromosome 8, BGAUD_0.2, whole genome shotgun sequence DNA includes these proteins:
- the cyp27a2 gene encoding sterol 26-hydroxylase, mitochondrial, whose amino-acid sequence MTACAGFRPARLAAHGRKTAVCIARRLKSQTSDLNQQNVAALTGKLKTVHDLPGPNLATTVYFLFVKGYADKSHALQVEHKRLYGPIWRSRFGPFDIINVATAELIAQVIRQEGRYPVRTELPHWKEYRDLRGQAYGLHVDTGENWSRMRSALNPKMLKLREVATYVPVINDVVTDLLHRLERLRMRSPDKATVSDLPAELYKFGFEGITSVLFETRLGCLQDEIPQDTLRFITAVSNMLTLSETVLFLPRWTRTVFPFWTRFVQAWDDLYDVARRLIDRKVKQMEEQMERGERVDGTYLTSLLSSNKISLEEIYITITELLLGGVDTTSNTLSWTLYHLAGDQDMQKRLYQEVVSICPQREPPTTEHLSKMPYLKAVIKETLRLYPVVSGNGRFTVDNEVVVGDYWFPKKTQFHLCHYAVSHDKDEFPEAERFFPDRWLRGGASYSKHHPYSSIPFGVGVRACVGKRVAELEMYTALSRLMQHYEVRPLDGAPVVQPKTRTLLIPSQPINLRFLPRA is encoded by the exons ATGACCGCCTGTGCGGGGTTTAGACCCGCCCGTCTCGCCGCTCACGGACGGAAAACCGCAGTTTGTATAGCGAGAAGATTAAAGTCACAAACCAGCGACTTAAATCAGCAGAATGTCGCAGCACTGACGGGGAAATTAAAGACCGTCCACGACCTGCCTGGACCCAACTTGGCCACCACGGTTTACTTTCTTTTTGTAAAGGGTTACGCAGATAAAAGCCACGCGTTGCAG GTGGAACACAAACGTCTTTACGGGCCGATCTGGCGCTCCCGGTTCGGTCCGTTCGACATCATTAACGTTGCGACGGCGGAGCTGATCGCTCAGGTGATCCGCCAGGAGGGACGGTACCCGGTGCGCACCGAACTTCCCCACTGGAAGGAGTACCGAGACCTGAGGGGTCAAGCTTACGGTCTTCACGTCGA CACGGGCGAGAACTGGTCACGCATGCGCAGTGCCCTCAACCCCAAGATGCTGAAGCTGCGCGAGGTGGCCACGTACGTGCCCGTGATCAACGACGTCGTAACGGACCTGCTGCACAGGCTGGAGCGCCTGCGCATGCGCAGCCCCGACAAGGCCACCGTTTCGGACCTGCCCGCTGAACTCTACAAGTTCGGCTTTGAAG GTATCACATCTGTCCTGTTCGAGACACGTCTGGGCTGTCTGCAGGACGAGATTCCCCAGGACACACTGCGCTTCATCACGGCCGTCAGCAACATGCTGACCCTGTCTGAAaccgtcctcttcctccctcgCTGGACGCGGACAGTCTTCCCCTTCTGGACGCGCTTTGTCCAGGCCTGGGACGACCTCTATGACGTGG CCCGGCGTTTGATTGACAGGAAGGTGAAGCAGAtggaggagcagatggagcgaggggagagggtggatgggACCTACCTCACCTCCCTTCTCTCCTCTAACAAGATCTCCCTCGAGGAAATCTACATCACCATCACAGAGCTGCTCCTGGGAGGCGTGGACACG ACATCGAACACCTTGTCCTGGACATTGTATCACCTCGCTGGAGATCAGGACATGCAGAAGCGTCTCTACCAGGAGGTGGTGTCCATCTGTCCCCAGAGGGAGCCGCCCACCACGGAGCACCTGAGCAAGATGCCCTACCTGAAAGCCGTCATCAAGGAGACACTCAG GTTGTACCCAGTAGTGTCTGGCAATGGCCGTTTCACTGTGGACAACGAAGTTGTCGTGGGTGATTACTGGTTCCCAAAGAAG ACGCAGTTTCACCTGTGCCACTACGCGGTCAGTCACGATAAGGACGAGTTCCCAGAGGCGGAGCGCTTCTTCCCAGACCGCTGGCTGAGGGGCGGGGCCTCCTACTCTAAGCACCACCCCTACAGCTCCATCCCGTTCGGCGTGGGAGTGCGTGCCTGTGTGGGGAAGAGGGTGGCAGAGCTGGAGATGTACACCGCCCTGTCCAGG CTGATGCAGCACTATGAGGTCCGGCCACTAGATGGCGCCCCCGTCGTACAGCCCAAAACCAGGACCCTTCTCATTCCCTCTCAGCCTATCAACTTACGCTTCCTCCCCCGGGCCTGA